Within the Meriones unguiculatus strain TT.TT164.6M chromosome 2, Bangor_MerUng_6.1, whole genome shotgun sequence genome, the region AATAGTATTCCTATTAATATGTGGGAGACATTAAACATCAGGCTTAATCccacaaggaagaaagaacatgACCTTGGTTGTCTTCTGTAACATTCAGAATTGGGCCCTAAGAAACCATGAAACTtgaacagaaaaatacccttacTATAATAAACAGGAAGGGCAGGTCCAATTTCGTTATGCAGGGTGTTCTAAACAAAGCATCGCAGACTGCAATACCGGTggcttctacatgcatgcctgctgGTGGCAACCCTACCAAGGCATCTGCAAACTTTAAATCCATCACTCTAGCCATTGCTGCTCTGGCTTAAGTTGTGGgtaagaaacaaaaaaggaaattcaatccaacaacaacaaactcccaGCTGCTTCTCATAGCCTTTGCTTTACATATCCCAGCCAGGCCCTCAGCGAGCCCCAGCctctctgtggtctcttagggccAATTAGAGGCAAATAAACATTTCCTGGGAAGAGTGGAAGACAAGCAAATTATTAAATGCTGAACAGCCCTCCTTCTTTCTCAAGCAGATCAGGAAGAGACTGGGCCTGAATCTTGCAAGAATAAGTTTCCCTTATAGCCAGCTTCCAATAGCAGTGCTGGGGTGGGATCTAGGACTTCTGCTAACTAGATGTCACTGTTCCTGCTGCAGGTCTGCCTCAACATATTCTGGGGATCAacactgtctctgacttgaaaaatcagaaaatgaaaGGTCCCCTTGGTGAAGAAATGAGAGATGGGGCCCCTCAGGTCTGCCTCAGTTAACCACATTTGCACCTACTCAGAAAACGAGAGAGGCAGGCTGCACACAGCTTAGACAATCTGATGAAACGAACGCCACAGCCTTCCCAGCCCTCAATACTAGATTTATCTAGTGGAAGAGGGTAGGGCTGAAGAAAAGACCATTAGCTGAGGTCACAGTACTCAAAAGATTCTGCTAGACCCCAGAACAGAACCATTTGCAGAGAACAGTGATAATATGAACTTTAAAGCCTGGCTCCAGAGctattaagacaaaaaaaaaaaaaaaaaaaaaaaaaagccctctctCCTCTTGATACCTTGAACAAGCCCAATCCCAatgtcatattaaaaaaaaaaaaatgaaaaaaaagattctgggGCATCCTAATGCTCTGCTGTTAAAGGAGCACCTGCCTTCCTTCCCTAAGGCTACACAAACACACCATTCCTCAAGTATAcgcccatgcacacacacgcactcacacaatTTCTCTGAGGAGGCTGACAGAACCCCCCCCACCCTGGCCAAATTCTAAGACACAAGTGCCCTTTGAAGCAAAGGGGCTAGTGAAATTCCCCGAGCTGGGGTCAGCAGACCCCTTCCTTCCCTGCCCACTGCTCTCTCAGTGGCAGGGGTACTCACACTCAGGGCCGCCATGAGGAGGGTCTGCTCTGTGGCCGTCCCTCCCGCCACCAGCTCCGTTTATCTTGTCCCCGCCAGTCTCTTGGCATGGTCGAGCTTGCTGGAGCAGACTTCGGCTGCCCTGAGTCGGAGCCCTCCACTCACCCCCTTTCCCAGGCTGGGCCCTCAGCCTTGGAGCCTTCACACTTGTTAGTAGCCATTAGACAGTCAGTCTGTGGGGCCCAGGAAGCAGCCTCTCAGTTTTAGTTTTCCTCGATCAGATTCAGGTCCAGGTCCCCAAAGTCCTGCTGGCACAATGTCCGCTTGCTCAGTGCCTGCCGTCCCCACCGCACGgacccctcttcctcctcttcactttCACTCAGCACCTGGGATGAACCCTCAACAGGActgcaagaagcagagagaggtgggggacTACAGGCCATGAACCACGGCGGAGAGATGCTGCTGCCTTCTCGAGCTGTTTCTTGGAGACAGAGACCTCCTGAGTATGGTTTCTGTCAACAAAGTTAAAACAAAGATTAATTTCCTAAAGTAAcctaaagtaaaattttaaaaaattttagctTTCCCCTGGCaaaactgccttgccaggccataggagaagaggacacattcagttctgatgcaacttgaagcgctggggtggatggaaaaagaagctccccttttctgagaaaagggaaagacgggatggggaagggagagagggcaggactgggaggggataagggaaggggctataagaatataaagtgaataaaataaataaatgagaataaaagtacattttctattttatgtgtatgggtgtttttgcctctgtgtgtgtgggttgtGTGTATCACCTGCATATTACAATGCCTGAAGAGGCCATTAAAGGCCATCAAATCCTATGaaacttacagacagttgttagccacTACGTGGGTATTAGGAATCAAATTCaagtcccttggaagagcagcccatgcccttaaccactaagtcatctcttcTGGCTCtccaaatataaattttaaagtgcCCCTCCCAGTTAGACTTGAAGGTAGAAATTCTAAGCTTTAGAGTGAGGTCCCAAATCATAAAATTTGGAACATTTAGTGTACATGTACATTTTCTGAGGATAGAATCCCAGTTCCCCACATTTAATGCTAGCACCagagaggcagtcggatctctgcaAAAGTGCCTCTGCGGCAGGACAGTTAGGGATCCCTGTCTGAAGGTTTACTGTCTCAGCCTAGTTTCTTTGGAACACCAAGGACTAATATGACAGGGCAGAAAACTTTAAAGGTTAAAATCACTAGTTCCAGAATGGTGGTCTTGTATAAACTTTAGACAGAAGGGCTCCTGGGAGGCCCTGCCAGAAGGTATGGAGAGAGACTTTTAAACAGTCCTCTGGTCTACCAGTCTCACCTGATTCATCTTGTCAAAGTCCAAGGAAGGCCGCAGGCGCCGGGAGTCCTCCTCATGACGCCGCTTGACGCCAGTTTTGCGGGCATCCAGATCACAAGGCTGAGAGCGGCTTCGGGGAAGGTTGCGGAGACCTCGGGGTCTCCAGGGCAGCTCTGGGGAAGATGCAGGGGAGCTCCGGGCAGAGGGCAGGAAGCGGCTTGCCTGTGGGCCCAGGCTGGGTGACAGGGAGAAGCGGCGCTGTGGTGGGCAGGGTGACAGGGACTCGGCATCGCTCTCCCAAGAACCGCTCTGAGGGGAGGCGGCGCAGGGTTGAGAAGACTCTTGGGCCAGGGCCAGGCTGAAGAAAGGAGGGCTGTAGGGTCTGTGGGCTGGGGCACACTGAGAAGAGGCACTGGGAGCTTGGAGGAACCTGAGGCTGGAGACCCGCCTGGGGGGACTCTGGTGAGGCACCTGCGGCCCACCCCCTCCAGCATTGCCCCGGTGCTTGATAGGAGTCCACAGCTTGGAGGGGGCAGGCCGCCACACTGGCTGCCAGCGAGACAGGTCCACAGGCACCGAGAGTGAGCGGCAGTGCCTCTTGGATGGAGGGGCAGGGGGCACAGGAAGCTTCTCTGGGTCTGGGGGCTCAGGGCTCAGGACTTGGGAGAGGGGCTGCTCCTGGGGGGAGTTCCCCCGGCTGGGCGGTCTGAGGTGCAGGCTTAGGCCTGAGGGGTGGTAGCTGAAGttgaggctgtcctggaactcagcacAGGAACAGTGGGGCAGGCCCCTCCAGGAAGCACCTTCTGAAAAGGCATTCATAATAAAAAGTGTTAACAGCTAACACTCTCTAAGAGCTTATGTACCATATAATGTAATGAAAACTTCATGCAGTTTAACAAATCTCTCAACGAAGGAGGTACTATGATTATCCTGTTCCAAGGTGACAGCAGTCTAACTTGTTCTAAAGTATAGTTATTAAATGAACAAAACAGGATTCACACTTTACTATGCTACCTTCATCCCAAGAACCCACCTGAAAGCTGGAAGAAGCaagtgcacgcctataatcccagcactcaggaggcagaggcaggccagcctggtctacaaatgaagtccaagacaaccaaggcaacacagagaaaccctctctcaaaataccaaaaagcaaaacaaacaacaataaaaaacgaaacaacaaacaaaccaaaacaaaaagaacccacCTGGAATGAATAACATTTATACACTGACTGCCACTTCCTCTCAAAAGATGCAATCGTCAAGAAATCTGCATGAGCTGGCTGgtgctggtgcacacctctaatcccagaactcagaagacagaggcaggtgaatctcttgagttccaggccagcctggtctacagggtgagttcaaggatagcttggactacaccaagaaaccctgtctcaaaaaacaaaacaaacaaacataaaacaaaacaaacaaacaaagatttgTGTGTATGGCCCACTCTCCTAGACCAGACCTATCTTCAACCCAACCTTTCCTGCTGCCAGCCTAAGTTCTGAAACTCACGCCTATGTTCTCCTTCTCTGGCCTTTTTCCCTTCTTATGTGTCATCGGGACCTCAGAAGGCAGtgctgtttttggtttgtttgtgacagggcttctctgtgtgttcttggctttcctggaatttgtagaccaggctggcctcagagatttgcctgtcttcccaccaccaccacctggccttgttttttttttttttcaacagggACTCTCATAAATTTGGATAGGCTGGCTGGCTAACTTACAACTACCTCCCTAGGTACTACAATTATATTCTGctgccacatctggcttttctGCAGATACTGGGAACCCTAACAAGTTCAAACACTTATaatgcaagcactttaccaactgaaccatcttcccagtcctccaaaattatgtttgtttgtttttgtttgtttgtttgtttgtttgtttgttttttgagacagggtctcatgtaaaggaactttaattcagaacatggctgttctggcaagagatcacatccaaagaccttctagatctgtgtgatccagctgaaaTATAAACACCCCTTTAATCTAGGTGACAGGGGCAAGCAAatattagttcaaggccagcctgatatagagcaaatttcaggtaaagaaaagcttaggtccaggcgtggtggtaaggtaaagttagtttgtagaaggaagcactcatgtttgaaagtgatatataattgagtggcagaaaaggtgacgaATTAGacaagatttgacagaataagataCACCCATCTTTcatgaaaagagagaggaaagggaagttaTTTAAGGGACAATGCAGAgtgaggaggcagttttactagaACAGTAATACAAACACAGGTCACAGAAAGAGAGaatacaggtgaagacagaataaaccagagaatgagaatgagcagaagattagaaaagattgttggagttagtttgaagccaagcagagcactTATGGGACCGAGAAAGAAGctagattgaatcagtcagctgggaagAAATTTTAGCCAGAGCAGCTGAATTGAACTAACCAGCTTTGtgctcagaaagaacaaggatgaatttattaagcagtaagtctcaaaggctgaaacattctaggcctaggttaaatTGTACCgaggctagaagctttcaggacCAGGCCTAGATTAAGACAATTACCTCGGGAGAACAAAAGTTACTGTTACAGTCTCATGTAATCCAAACCAGGctcaaacttgctatatagccaaTGCTGACGTTGAACATcttttatcctcctgcctctacctcctaagtgctgcttCAACCTCTTGCCTCTATCTTCCCATGTAAGAGTGATTTAGGGGAAACAGCTCACTGCAGGAGAATGAGTCTATCCaagtttttttaaagaattctctAGAAAAGGCATAAATCAAAGTATATGAAGTCAGACTTTACGACAGAAGTTATGTGGGCAACAGTTCTTCCCCTTACTAACCTTCCTAAGGCAAGGACTGTGCATTCTTATGGTGTAATACCTGGCTTTCAACAAGTActtcagagaaagagaatgaatgtAGCTGTTTTGCCAACTCACCTCCCTTGCCAGGTACCCCCAGGAAAGGATGTGTGGCTGCCCAGTAACACAGGTTAAAGGTTCTGGTTGTCTTAGTTATGCTTGTGATCATAGGCACTTAGATTAGTTCCTAATCTAGGGATTTACATTTCCAATGTATTCTCACCTATCAAAAGTGACTTAGTGACAAAGTCACGACAGCTCTGTGTAAGGAACAGAGCGTTTGTGTCTAAGGTGGCTAAGGAGGTGAGACCACTTGCTGTGTAAGCGTGAGGACCAGCCTTAGCATCCTAGCACAAACCGCCAGGCATCACACAGGAGCCTggaaggtgaagacaggaggatcactatgtgtgctggctgccagcctacctccaggttcagggaaagactgtctcaaaggaaCAAGGTAGAGAGATAGAACAGAATATATGAGCCCTTCCTCTGGCTTCAGTGCACGTTTTTGTATCCATACATACATGTGACATatagtacatgcacacacacacacacacacacacacaccctaagaTTGGAAGCCTACAAACTTCCCCCATCCACATCAATAGGGATTTAAGTAAGCTAGTGTAGACTCAAAGCGCACTAAACTTTACTGAAACACAGAATAGCAAAAAGCTTTCTGTGCCAAAAAAGTAATCATGAAAATACACTTCTCTTCACTTCTACTTGTACATAGAAATccaggggctaaagagatggctcagagaataAAGGTGTTTGttgccaaggctgatgacctgagtccatCCCTGAGACCTCCACAGTCAAAGAACCAACCTGACCCTCACAGGCCATGGTATACACATACTCCCACCTCTCTATAAATATAATCTAAAGAACTAGACACTGTGAGCTCGGCCTGGTGGCAcagacttgtaatcccagaggctgagataggagattacaaattcaaagccagtctgtgaggggaaaaaaaaaaaaaaaaaaaaaaaaacaaaaaaaaaaccaaccctatctcaaaataaaaaaaagtaagctaagcatggtggcacacactgtaattccagcactcaggaagtacaGGCAGAGATCAGGAATTCAACACTAGCCTCAACTATGTAAAACAGGAGAGTTGGAGATGCAGCCTGTAACAGAGTGCTTGCTCAGTATGTCtcggccctaggttcaatccctagtactaccgaaaaaaaaaaaatctggttggATATGTGTAAAAGAAACTAGTTAACAGGCCCTACGCAAGACGGTACAACAGATAAATGTACTTGCTATAAGGCCTTGAGTTTGAGTCCCAATTCCTAGGAGCTAcatgacagaaagagagaaaaccaactcctgaaagctgtccttcATCTCCATGTCTATTCGTACAtagtccccaccccaccccacccaccaaTGTGAAAAAGGGAATAAGAAACTTATAggtcaataaaatggctcaaagTGTAAAGGTGCTTCAAGCCGAACCTAATGACCTGAGTGCAATCATCTCTGGGACCCATGTGGTGGGAGAGAACAGATTCCTACAGCTTGTACTCTGACCACACACTGTAGCACAATTGTGCATACACTTTATataatgaatgtaaaaataagaaacaaaattaaaaaactaataaCAGGAGTCTCTCCATGCCATACATAGTTCTTAAGAGCAAAGAaagggcctcacacatgccagcCAAACGCCCTATCACTGAGCCTCAGTGTCCAAAAGTTACTCTTGGGGAGGAGCTAGGAGCTAACTGTCCTGGAAACAGAAAAGGATGACTTCTATCAACATACTATTTTTCCTGTGTTTAAACTATGTAAAGGTGTTAGCTCTTcaaagttagaagaaaaattaaactgATTTAGGCTCACACTTGGAACCTAGCACTCGGAGCAATACTGTTAAAGAGTTCTagcacagcctgggctacaagatcCTGCCTTAAATACAAGAGCACACTAAACATGATTTTCCTACAGGACAGTAAAATAGAGACAAAATAGCACTCTCAGAAGCTGgcactgacaaaaacaaaacagaagaagaagctGGTGGCTAGgcactggtggtgcacacctttaatcccagcacttcgggggcagcctactctacagagcaaattctaggagagccaaggctagaTACAGTTTCTAaaacacagaaactctgtctcgaacaaacaaacaaataaacaaacaaaatccaagctGGTGTGGTAGCAGGACACTTTTAATCATAcatagcactctggaggcagaggcaagagatctttgtgacttcaaggccagcctggtctacatagtgagatcttgtcttaaaaaacaaaacaaaacaaaatacaataaaaagaccACCACAAAAACTAGAAGTAGGCTAATCAGGTCTGGTCattaaatcaatgaaagaaaagtgTGGACATAAGTACAAACAAACATATTACAAACCAGATTCCTTACCAGACACAAGCTGGAAAGGGTTCCCACAGTTGGATATGTCTGCATGATCAGGCAAAGGCTAAGAGAGAGATTAGCTATCATTATTTGGGTCAGGAGAAGAACATTTCTAGAGAGACCTCTTATATTCTTCCTATAATTCACAGGCTATCAGGGTATTAGAGATTCCTGTGTTGTTCTCTTTCTATTGTCTTCCCAAGGTGGTGAGAAACAATCCACACCTTCAGACATTACAAAGCCCTTTTCACCCAAGTTTTAGTGTTCCTGCCCCCTTCCTTTTGGGCTGGGTTTTAAGCTGTTAGTGGCCTTTTCTGTTACAAGTACATTTCATACAACACAGAACAAGGGTAAAATTGTAGCAACAAATAGCCTCCAAAAAAGGGGGAGTATCAGGAAAAAGCCCAAATCCTGGTCTTTTACCAGACTGATGCTGAAGCGTGTACATTTCAGCTCATCCAGAGTCTGCTTCTGTAGCTGCTCAGTGATCAGAGTTATCATGTTTCTGCCCAGGATCTGACTTGCACACTTTGGAGCAATTGATGGATATCTTCCCTGTTGTTCTTCCAGATCTCACTCATGAGCCGTCTTCTGCCACTGCAGCACCATTCTAGCACCATTGGGACTTCCCTCTCCAGTCATGCCTGCTGAGCCTGCCAATTACAGAGGGATGAGCCTAAGTAACATTAGAGATGTCCCTGGGCCAGGGATGGAGACTACATGGCAAACCTACCACAGTATCCCCACCCCAGGCCTCTGGAAGACATTGCTAATTGATCATAGCGCTTTCCTGGTAAGCTTAGAGACAGCCTCAGAAACACTCTGAACTTGGCACTCCAGATATCCAGTAAAATAAACTGGAGTTGGCAAACAAATTGAAACCTATTTACCATTCCTAACCTGGCTTAAGCTCTGTTGTGTCTACTTAGAATATCAGCACCACTTAGAAAAGAGCCCAAACGACAGAGATGCCCAAATGGTTATTTCCATACTGAATTAGCACAAAATTCTCTTTATGTTACAGCCAGAAGCCAAGAAAGGAAGCCTTCTCCTAAACCACGGGGGTTTAGTACAAAGAGAGGAGAGCAAGGCCTGGCTTTTCTGCTTCAGATCAGAATAAATAGGATTTTAAGTGAACAGCTGATACATCATTATTTCCCAGTAGATACTGTGGGTATTCTCTTATACAATGAGAAGGAATAGTCAGGTAGTCAGCTGTTTCAACTCTATCAACGTATCAACTCTAGAGATATTACAAACAACTTAGGACCCCATTCAACCAagtttttttcaggaaaaaatcCCACTGGAAGACCATGGATATAACTAAACAAAATTCTTCCTTATGACTGAAGCAAACTGATTTTTTATTAGAAAGCAGCTTCAAAACCCCACACAATTACCTACCTGAGGGGCTTTGGCCTTGCTCAAAGGAAGAGTGAAGGTTAACAATGTCTTTTGTTCTACCTCTTCCCATAAATGACCCCTAGGCAGATCACAGTGTATGGAGATTTAAACTAGCACACAGGGCAATCAACCAAGGAACCCAAGTGttgagcacacacctgtaatcccagcatgtgggaggtgaaagcaggaacaaattcatcaaagccagcctgagttacaaaccctgactgaaaaaaaaacaaaagaaaaaagctgcTACCACCGCCTAGCCTTAATTCAACTTGCGCAGACAGTTTTGGCTAACCACATAACATCCCTGCTTACCCATATGTAAAATGGGTTTAACAATCTTACAAGAATGAGGCCCACATGATATAAAGATGTACAATAGTTTACCAACTGGCCTATAAAAACAGGAGCTCAGACAGACTGCGGTTTCTCATCTCTCCCTTTGCTGCTCTTCAAAGCATGGGCATGCCTGCAGTGGTACCCTTAAGATGAAgaaagcaatgggatctagctatACTCCTGGATGCCATCCTCCTCCATTTGCTCACCAACTTAGAGCCTAAGGGCTCTTCCTCCTGTGACCTTGTACGCACCCCCTACAAAAAGGGGGGTATCACTTCCGAGGAAGGTGACAAAGAGGAGCAAAGTTCCTTAGGATGTATTTGGAGTTCTTTGAAAGGAAGGTGCAGATGTCAATCATCACTGCAGCTAACTATCATTTCCACTCATAATTATGACTGCCATTCCAAAGTTCCAGCCTCCTGAGAACTCCCTTCAGCTGCCTCCCCTGTGTTCTGGTGGGAGAAGCTAACACTTGAATCACTTCTGCTCCTATTTTCTTAACTCTgccctcaaaaaaacaacaagaagggAACCGAAGTGGAGACTTTTCCCTGAGCGACTCCAGGCTCCAGGCTGACCAGCCATGAGGAGCAGGGAGTGAAAAGCCTtgcaagcttttcaggaggcatTTGGACAAACAGCAAACTCCCAGCCCTCTCTAGGCGCAGCTGAAGAGAgtgattttctatttttctgcattttaattgttGGGATGTGGCCACACACAGCGGTAATTGGAACAATGCAACTACCACCATGCAACTGATACTCTCAGCCCGAGTTTCCTAAAACAGGCCAGGCTGAGAGGGGGAACAGAACGGAAGCCATAAGGAATCAAACCAGGACACAAAAGAAGGCAAACCAGCTCTGCAAGGGGCCTCCTAGTTCTCaagcagacattaaaaaaaaaagtgtgagaaGCCCTCTCTGGCggccttccctccccttccattttGTATATGTGAAGGGTAGACAGCTCTCAACATCTCACTAAACAAGTTAAAACTTCTCAGCTTAACATTACTGACACAAGGCTCAGCCCTTCACTGAGCAGCAGGCCGCTTGGTCCTCCCAGGAACCCCACCAGGCCTAACTTTCAGCCCGGGATCTCCCTCTACCACAATCCCCCTAAGGTAAGGACTAGaaacccccccaacacacacacacacacacacacacacacacacacacacacacactttctctctctctctctctctctcctattggATGGAAGCAACCGCTGACACTTGTATTCCAGGGATACTTAGGTTGTGTTGAAACCTGGACAACCTAGGATCCAGTAAGCCAGGGGAAAGAAAAGTCACAAATCCCCTGGGGGCATTCCCCCCACGTCTCCCAGTCCCACACCTTTGGgagaaagtgaaggaaaacatgAGCAAGGCAGGGAGATGGAAGAAAAGGTTAAGAGGATATTAGACTGCTTTTTTCCCCCCATATGGTTCTGGTGAACAGAGGGGTGACAAGTGGGGTGCACCCATCCCCCCACTACGACGAAAAAGCAAACAGCTAGGCTCCCTCTCATCTTCAGCCTCTCTGTTGCCTTGCCTGTCCCTGCGGGGTGGGGCATGGGACATCTACTGGCACCCGGGGGGGCACTCCAGGGTTTGCTCAGGGGGACTGTCGCTCTCCTATTTCCATTCGGGTTTCCCCATCTGACCGCGGGAAGCGAACTCAGGACGCAGGGGATGGGGAGGGTCTGGGACATGCACtccgcctccccctcccccactgggCCCCGTGCTATCCTGCCGAGGCCGCCGGAGAGGCTCCGCCGCACTGGCggctgggctgggggaggggagagagggaggtacggTCGCGGCGCCCGCCCCGAGGCCCCAGCACCACCTGCCCTCTCGCTACCTACCGCGGCTCCTCCCGCTCCCAGGGCCGCGGCCGGAGCAGCTCTGAGCGCTCCGTTCGCCCCACGGTGCCCTTAAAAGGCACTGGCACGAACCAACGGGCCTCTGAGGAGAGTGGGGGGGATCGCGCCTGTTCGCAGAATACCCCGGAACCGCCCGATGGGGCTCGAGCCCTACGTGGCCTCTTCTTGAGTGCTCCTCAGAAGAACACTGTCGGAGAGGAGCCTGGAGCTGTGGTTTGGGGATGGGATGGTTTGCTCACCAACTGATCACCCCCTCCAACATATCGCAAAAAGTGGACGGGCCCAGTTGGAAGCATATCCTGAAGCACGTAGGGGAAGCCATGTCGGATAAAGGTAAACAAAGCCATTGTCCATGGCTTCCACTGCCCCATCCCCCCAACGGAACCATCTCGTTCCACTCAGATCACGAAACAGTATTAGCCACAGCCTTCTCACCTGGTCTCCTGTCCCTTCCGACACAGCCACCTTTCTGTAAGCATACCCCCACCTTCCCCCGGCAAAGGACGGATCCCCGGCGTGAAGGctgctgggaaatgtagtccaaACGCCAATCAGGGCCTGCTCGGAGTCCGCGGAACCCCTATTCTAGATGCTGGATATATTGGAGCCTTTATGAACCTGAGATTTATAACGGTTGCGGGGCTGTGTCCTCTTGTTCTGCAATTTGTCCTCATCCAAAACACTTTGTAAAGCTGAGGTGGGCCCGAGGCTGTTCACTCCCTCCTTTCCCTATCCGCCTCACCCCCTCACCCCACCAGCAGGATGAGGTAATGGGAttgtgattatgacatcataggCAGTTCAGTTGCGGGGTGTGTAGAGGGGGAGCATGGTGGTTATGGGTTGTACCActtcagacagaaagggagggaggaagctggCATATGAGGAACCGATGTCGGCAGTACCGTATGTCCTCTTCAGGAACTGGAAACCACCTTTTTATTCAGTCTCTAC harbors:
- the Fam53c gene encoding protein FAM53C isoform X1, with the translated sequence MITLITEQLQKQTLDELKCTRFSISLPLPDHADISNCGNPFQLVSEGASWRGLPHCSCAEFQDSLNFSYHPSGLSLHLRPPSRGNSPQEQPLSQVLSPEPPDPEKLPVPPAPPSKRHCRSLSVPVDLSRWQPVWRPAPSKLWTPIKHRGNAGGGGPQVPHQSPPRRVSSLRFLQAPSASSQCAPAHRPYSPPFFSLALAQESSQPCAASPQSGSWESDAESLSPCPPQRRFSLSPSLGPQASRFLPSARSSPASSPELPWRPRGLRNLPRSRSQPCDLDARKTGVKRRHEEDSRRLRPSLDFDKMNQKPYSGGLCLQETAREGSSISPPWFMACSPPPLSASCSPVEGSSQVLSESEEEEEGSVRWGRQALSKRTLCQQDFGDLDLNLIEEN
- the Fam53c gene encoding protein FAM53C isoform X2 → MYTLQHQSEGASWRGLPHCSCAEFQDSLNFSYHPSGLSLHLRPPSRGNSPQEQPLSQVLSPEPPDPEKLPVPPAPPSKRHCRSLSVPVDLSRWQPVWRPAPSKLWTPIKHRGNAGGGGPQVPHQSPPRRVSSLRFLQAPSASSQCAPAHRPYSPPFFSLALAQESSQPCAASPQSGSWESDAESLSPCPPQRRFSLSPSLGPQASRFLPSARSSPASSPELPWRPRGLRNLPRSRSQPCDLDARKTGVKRRHEEDSRRLRPSLDFDKMNQKPYSGGLCLQETAREGSSISPPWFMACSPPPLSASCSPVEGSSQVLSESEEEEEGSVRWGRQALSKRTLCQQDFGDLDLNLIEEN
- the Fam53c gene encoding protein FAM53C isoform X3, translating into MLFIPEGASWRGLPHCSCAEFQDSLNFSYHPSGLSLHLRPPSRGNSPQEQPLSQVLSPEPPDPEKLPVPPAPPSKRHCRSLSVPVDLSRWQPVWRPAPSKLWTPIKHRGNAGGGGPQVPHQSPPRRVSSLRFLQAPSASSQCAPAHRPYSPPFFSLALAQESSQPCAASPQSGSWESDAESLSPCPPQRRFSLSPSLGPQASRFLPSARSSPASSPELPWRPRGLRNLPRSRSQPCDLDARKTGVKRRHEEDSRRLRPSLDFDKMNQKPYSGGLCLQETAREGSSISPPWFMACSPPPLSASCSPVEGSSQVLSESEEEEEGSVRWGRQALSKRTLCQQDFGDLDLNLIEEN